In the genome of Tetrapisispora phaffii CBS 4417 chromosome 14, complete genome, one region contains:
- the RRP14 gene encoding ribosome biosynthesis protein RRP14 (similar to Saccharomyces cerevisiae RRP14 (YKL082C); ancestral locus Anc_2.636), with amino-acid sequence MASNSLEERLRNNSNAFDGLLALIPAKYYYDEKTQDQWKAKKKSKKQSKEDKVKKLDPENSGSGDEGVTALDAKIQRDKDAKPVVLPGEKFKMQKIKAARDQEKKEQKEQEHELELEQEGDEELDVVFDDEGNEVQDSVAATLQTQIQAKEEKTQEFEAVKSQKQQQIEALRAKLQNKIKEMKQKRKAPGSNVQGAPSSREAILLQRKRKLDTKKSKKDQQAQEADSDASNSSDDDDVNGDIDNDIVLPNKKTKLDGDLTKDIMFQNIVFDDGDKATSDLQRIRKATKKNGPSRNDFRAHLKILETKKSKLESKDELDQIRLKEKEKWQKTMLQAEGVKLKNDEKMLRKAIKKKESKKRKSANEWNERKRAVEATISERTKRREENLQIRKDNKNKKRSKQQKMKRKYTGSVKPNLPKKQKRAGFEGSLKSSKKK; translated from the coding sequence ATGGCATCCAATTCTCTTGAGGAACGTTTAAGAAATAATTCCAATGCTTTTGATGGTCTGTTGGCGTTGATTCCTGCTAAGTATTATTACGATGAGAAAACCCAAGACCAGTGGAAGGCTAAGAAGAAGAGCAAGAAGCAGAGTAAGGAGGATAAGGTGAAGAAGCTGGACCCGGAGAATTCTGGGAGTGGCGATGAGGGTGTCACTGCTTTGGATGCTAAGATACAGAGAGATAAAGATGCTAAGCCTGTGGTGCTTCCAGGTGAGAAGTTCAAGATGCAGAAGATAAAGGCCGCCAGGGACCAAGAGAAGAAGGAACAGAAAGAGCAAGAGCACGAATTAGAGCTGGAGCAAGAAGGTGACGAGGAGTTGGATGTTGTGTTCGATGATGAAGGAAATGAGGTACAGGATTCAGTTGCCGCAACTCTGCAGACCCAGATACAAgctaaagaagaaaagacaCAAGAATTCGAGGCTGTGAAATCCCAAAAGCAACAGCAAATCGAAGCATTGAGAGCTAAATTGCagaataaaattaaagaaatgaaACAGAAGAGGAAAGCTCCTGGTTCAAATGTCCAAGGAGCCCCATCTTCAAGAGAAGCTATACTGCTACAGAGAAAACGTAAACTTGATActaaaaaatcaaagaaaGATCAGCAAGCTCAGGAGGCCGACTCGGACGCCTCCAACTCTTCCGATGACGATGATGTCAATGGCGATATTGATAACGATATCGTTTTGCCAAACAAGAAAACTAAACTGGACGGCGATTTGACTAAGGATATCATGTTCcaaaatattgtatttGATGACGGTGATAAAGCCACTTCAGATTTACAAAGAATAAGAAAAGCAACTAAAAAGAACGGTCCATCAAGAAATGATTTCAGAGcacatttgaaaatattagagacaaaaaaatcaaaattggAATCCAAAGACGAATTAGATCAGATCAGATTaaaggaaaaagaaaaatggcAAAAGACTATGCTACAAGCAGAAGGTGTGAAGCTGAAGAATGACGAAAAAATGCTGCGTAAAGCtataaagaaaaaggaGTCAAAGAAGAGGAAATCTGCAAACGAATGGAATGAACGTAAGAGAGCCGTCGAAGCAACCATCTCAGAAAGAACTAAGagaagagaagaaaatttacaaattagaaaagataacaaaaataaaaagagatCTAAACAGCAGAAAATGAAACGTAAATATACAGGTTCAGTTAAACCAAATCTACCGAAAAAGCAGAAGCGAGCTGGATTTGAAGGTAGTTTGAAGTCTagtaaaaaaaaatag
- the HOT13 gene encoding Hot13p (similar to Saccharomyces cerevisiae HOT13 (YKL084W); ancestral locus Anc_2.640): protein MTDPYIKGLMVDDQSRCIHWNSELDVIAFKFKCCDSYYCCHSCHEETADHPIQRYDIDAESNTKVVICGVCKNEMTFQLYRDSDAKHKGLSCPNCNAAFNPKCSLHYDIYFKSSQFDDPCNLK from the coding sequence ATGACTGATCCCTATATCAAGGGTCTCATGGTGGATGACCAATCTCGATGCATTCATTGGAATTCTGAACTCGATGTTATAGCATTTAAGTTTAAATGTTGTGATTCCTACTATTGTTGTCACAGTTGTCATGAAGAAACTGCAGACCACCCTATTCAACGCTATGATATTGACGCAGAATCGAACACAAAGGTTGTTATCTGTGGTGTTTgtaaaaatgaaatgaCTTTTCAACTGTATCGTGATTCTGATGCTAAGCATAAGGGGTTATCGTGCCCTAATTGCAATGCAGCATTTAATCCTAAATGCAGTTTACattatgatatatattttaaatcaaGTCAATTTGATGATCCATGCAATCTCAAGTAG
- the GPA1 gene encoding guanine nucleotide-binding protein subunit alpha (similar to Saccharomyces cerevisiae GPA1 (YHR005C); ancestral locus Anc_2.643): MGCTASTSAYDDYEDEFLQSRRNNDAIEKQLLMDKQKEKNQVRLLLLGAGESGKSTVLKQLNLLHHGGFSHQERLQYAQVIWADALQSMKILIIQARRLGISLDCDDPEKNRELFECKRVILNTNTLETIDASVAGGSRFLNDYVLKYSERQEKKRRIESTGEAQALDIDVETELLEKHSSDFDYEEISKDLSDSGDDQMFIAIKCDASTKSKSPTSCSKNDVIAMAIEKLWKEDSGIQQCFGRANEFQLEGSSSYYFDNIKKFAQEKYVCTNEDILKGRIKTTGITETDFNIGSSKFKVFDAGGQRSERKKWIHCFQGISAVCFIVALSEYDQMLFEDEKVNRMHESIMLFNTLVNSQWFRDTPFILFLNKTDLFEEKVKRVPIRKYFPSYQGKLGDSKEGIKYFENIFLGLNKTNKPIYVKRTCATDTETMKFVLSAVTDLIIQQNFKKSGII, from the coding sequence ATGGGTTGTACAGCAAGCACGTCGGCGTACGACGACTATGAGGATGAATTTCTGCAGAGTAGGAGGAACAACGATGCTATTGAGAAGCAGTTGCTGATGGACAAGCAGAAAGAGAAGAACCAAGTGAGATTATTGCTACTGGGTGCTGGTGAATCTGGTAAGAGTACCGTTTTGAAACAGTTGAATTTATTGCATCATGGTGGCTTTTCTCATCAGGAGAGATTGCAATACGCTCAAGTAATTTGGGCAGACGCACTTCaatcaatgaaaatattaatcaTACAGGCAAGAAGACTGGGCATATCTCTGGATTGCGATGATCCAGAGAAAAATAGAGAGTTATTCGAATGTAAGAGAGTCATATTGAACACAAATACTCTGGAAACTATCGATGCATCTGTGGCAGGGGGGTCAAGATTCTTGAATGACTACGTCTTGAAGTATTCTGAAAGGCAAGAGAAGAAGAGAAGAATCGAGAGTACTGGTGAAGCCCAAGCATTGGATATCGACGTAGAGACTGAGTTGTTAGAGAAACATAGCTCGGATTTCGATTACGAGGAAATATCAAAGGATTTAAGCGATTCTGGAGACGACCAGATGTTCATCGCCATCAAGTGCGATGCATCTACAAAATCTAAGTCGCCTACTTCATGCTCTAAAAATGATGTGATTGCAATGGCCATTGAGAAACTATGGAAAGAAGACAGCGGCATACAGCAATGTTTTGGGAGGGCTAATGAATTCCAATTGGAAGGCTCATCGTCATACTACTTTGACAACATCAAGAAATTTGCACAAGAAAAATACGTTTGTACAAATGAAGATATACTGAAAGGGAGGATTAAGACAACTGGTATCACGGAAACTGATTTCAACATCGGTTcttctaaatttaaagttttCGATGCAGGTGGTCAAAGATCtgaaagaaagaaatgGATTCACTGTTTCCAAGGAATAAGTGCGGTATGTTTTATAGTGGCTTTAAGTGAATACGATCAAATGCtatttgaagatgaaaaagTAAATAGAATGCATGAATCGATAATGCTGTTCAACACTTTAGTGAACTCTCAATGGTTCCGCGATACTCCATTTATTCTGTTTTTAAACAAGACAGATTTATTCGAAGAGAAGGTTAAAAGAGTCCCAATCAGAAAATATTTCCCTAGCTATCAAGGTAAACTAGGAGACAGCAAAGAAGGTATCAagtattttgaaaatatatttttaggTCTAAACAAAACTAATAAGCCAATTTATGTAAAAAGGACATGTGCTACTGACACTGAGACAATGAAATTTGTTTTAAGTGCCGTCACTGACTTAATTATTCAACAAAACTTTAAAAAGAGTGGTATAATATAA
- the CYT2 gene encoding cytochrome c1 heme lyase CYT2 (similar to Saccharomyces cerevisiae CYT2 (YKL087C); ancestral locus Anc_2.644), whose product MGDDNSKDKSTSSSWMGYIWNTGGSTTQGMATVDEQSKCPVNHGNIIKPNVGGCPVDHPNIKVMPPDAKCPVDDDARKIWLQKQALQPALLHDVECSSDEIPQTPVYKTDVKLPDEREVSSIPRTGHGSNWIYPSEKQFYEAMIRKKWNPEADDMKTVVPLHNSVNERVWNCIKNWETAEENDLKLTSFKGDAKKVTPRAWIRSNILGLSKPFDRHDWTINRNGKEIDYVIDFYSTDDDDGKKNPNATPSIYLDVRPKLNSIEGIKMRVMKSLAFQKNE is encoded by the coding sequence ATGGGGGACgataattcaaaagataAATCTACAAGCAGTTCATGGATGGGATACATTTGGAATACGGGGGGTTCAACAACACAGGGAATGGCGACTGTTGATGAGCAATCGAAGTGTCCGGTCAACCATGggaatattataaaaccAAATGTGGGTGGATGTCCCGTTGATCATCCAAACATCAAGGTCATGCCTCCTGATGCAAAATGCCCTGTTGATGACGATGCTAGAAAAATATGGTTGCAGAAACAAGCTCTACAGCCTGCACTGCTACATGATGTAGAATGCTCTTCGGATGAAATTCCACAGACTCCTGTATACAAGACAGACGTGAAGTTACCAGATGAACGAGAAGTATCTTCCATCCCAAGAACAGGTCATGGTTCTAATTGGATTTATCCTTCAGAAAAACAGTTTTACGAAGCCATGATTCGCAAGAAGTGGAACCCAGAGGCAGATGATATGAAAACAGTCGTGCCATTGCATAACTCAGTGAACGAAAGAGTATGGAACTGCATTAAGAATTGGGAAACCGcagaagaaaatgatttgAAACTAACAAGTTTTAAAGGTGATGCCAAGAAAGTCACACCAAGAGCGTGGATTAGAAGCAATATTTTAGGCTTATCTAAACCATTCGATAGACACGACTGGACTATCAATAGAAATGGTAAAGAAATCGATTATGTTATCGATTTTTATAGCactgatgatgatgacgGCAAAAAGAATCCAAATGCTACTCCTTCAATATACTTAGATGTTCGTCCAAAGTTGAACAGTATTGAAGGAATCAAGATGAGAGTGATGAAGTCTCTAGCATTTCAAAAAAACGAATAA
- the TIM10 gene encoding protein transporter TIM10 (similar to Saccharomyces cerevisiae MRS11 (YHR005C-A); ancestral locus Anc_2.645), producing MSLFGLGGGQPQLTSEQKIQNAESELDLVTDMFNKLVDNCHKKCISTNYADGALDKNEASCLDRCVAKYFEANVKVGENMQKMGQTFGNNGSKI from the coding sequence ATGTCTTTATTCGGATTAGGAGGTGGCCAACCACAATTAACATCagaacaaaaaattcaaaatgcTGAATCGGAATTAGATTTAGTCACTGATATGTTCAATAAACTAGTGGATAACTGTCATAAGAAATGTATAAGCACCAACTATGCCGATGGTGCTTTGGATAAGAACGAAGCTAGCTGTTTAGATAGATGTGTTGCTAAGTATTTTGAAGCTAACGTTAAAGTTGGTGAGAACATGCAAAAAATGGGTCAAACATTTGGCAATAATGGTTCTAAAATCTAA